AACGCCGCTGGGGACCGCGTACGCTCGACCTCGACATGATTGCTTATGACGACGTCTCGCTGCAAAAGCCGGATCTGATCCTGCCGCATCCGCGCCTGTTCGAGCGCGCCTTCGTGCTGGTACCGCTCGCCGAGATCGCGCCCGACCGCATGATTGGCGGCATCCGCGTGCGCGACGGCCTCGCCAGCGTCTCAACGCAAGGAATCGAGCGGCTTTCGGATACCGGTTAACCAAAAACAACCGTTTGCAGGGACGGCCGGCCGTGGCAATTTCGCCCCCAACGACGAGAACGAACATGTCCGGGAGCTTCCTGCCGAATGACCGCCGTGACTGACGATCTGCCGCTGGCCGCGGACTTCCCCAAGGCGAGTTACGAGGATTGGCGCAAGCTGGTCGATGGCGTGCTGAAGGGCGCGCCGTTCGAAAAGCTCGTCGGCAAGACGTATGACGGGCTGAAGATCGATCCCCTCTATCCGCGCGCCAAGGATGTCACAGCCGTGGTGGGACGGCCGGCGGCCGCTCCCTGGCAGGTGATGCAGCGGATCGACCATCCCGATGCAACGCAGGCAAACGCGCAGGCGCTCACGGATCTCGAGAATGGCGCGACCGGGCTTGTGCTCGTGTTTGCCGGCGGCAACGGCAGCCATGGCTTTGGCCTGGAACCGACGGCGGATGCAGTCGCAAAGGTCCTCAGGGATATTCACCTCGATGCCGGCATCGGCATCGAGCTTCAGGTCGGCCCACAATCGCGGATGGCCGCGATCCATGTTGCGGAATACGTGAAGAGCAAGGGCATCGATCCTGCGGCCTGCGACATCCGCTTCGGCCTCGATCCACTGGCGGCCTGCGCAGTCTGGGGTCACAGCCCCTATGCCTGGGAGGAGATCGTTCCAGCGGTGACCTCTGGGATCAAGGGCCTCGCGGCGCTCGGCTTCAAGGGACCGTTTGCCTCCGCCGACGGACGCGTGGTCCATGATGCCGGCGGATCGGAGGTGCAGGAGCTTGCCTTCGTGCTCGCCTGCGGCGTTGCGTATTTGCGCGCGATCGAAGGCGCCGGCGTTCCCCTGGAGCAGGCGCAGGGCATGGTCTACGCACGGCTTGCCGCGGATGCCGACCAGTTCCTGACAATGGCAAAGTTCCGCGCGCTGCGGCTATTATGGGTCCGCATCGAGCAGGCCTGCGGCTTGACGCCGAAGCCGCTGTTCATCGCGGCCGACACCGCCTGGCGCATGCTGACGCAGCGCGACCCCTATGTGAACATGCTGCGCGCGACCATGGCGACGTTCGCCGCAGGCCTTGCCGGCGCCAATGCCGTCACCGTGCTGCCGCACACATTGGCGCTCGGACTTCCCGACGCATTCGCGCGGCGCGTGGCGCGCAACACGCAGCTCGTGCTGCTCCAAGAGAGCAATCTCGCAAAAGTCTCCGATCCCGCCGCGGGCGCAGGCGGCATCGAGGCGCTCACGGCGCAGCTTTGCGAGGCGGCCTGGGCGCTGTTCCAGGAAACCGAAAAAGCCGGCGGCGTCTTTGCCGCGCTTCAGCAAGGCCTGATCCAGGGCAAGGTCGCCGCAACGCGCAAGGCGCGCGAGGCCAACGTCGCAAAGCGCCGCGACGTGCTGACCGGCGCCAGCGAGTTTCCGAATCTGCAAGAGAGCGACGTGGCCGTGCTGCCGGGAACGCCGATCGCGCTTGCGCCTTATGGCGAGCAAAAGTTCAAATTCGACCCGCTTGCGCCGATCCGCCTTGCGGAACCTTTCGAGGCGCTGCGCGATCAATCCGACGCAAAGCTGAAAGCAAACGGCGCGCGGCCAAAGGTGTTTCTGGCCAACCTCGGCACGGCCGCTGATTTCACCGCGCGCGCAACCTTCGCAAAGAGTTTCTTCGAAGCCGGAGGCATTTTGGCCGTCGATAGCGAGGGCTTTGCCGATCCGGCAAAGCTTGCAGCCGCCTTCAAGGCGTCGGGCGCGGAGCTCGCCT
This region of Bradyrhizobium sp. CCGUVB1N3 genomic DNA includes:
- a CDS encoding methylmalonyl-CoA mutase family protein — translated: MTAVTDDLPLAADFPKASYEDWRKLVDGVLKGAPFEKLVGKTYDGLKIDPLYPRAKDVTAVVGRPAAAPWQVMQRIDHPDATQANAQALTDLENGATGLVLVFAGGNGSHGFGLEPTADAVAKVLRDIHLDAGIGIELQVGPQSRMAAIHVAEYVKSKGIDPAACDIRFGLDPLAACAVWGHSPYAWEEIVPAVTSGIKGLAALGFKGPFASADGRVVHDAGGSEVQELAFVLACGVAYLRAIEGAGVPLEQAQGMVYARLAADADQFLTMAKFRALRLLWVRIEQACGLTPKPLFIAADTAWRMLTQRDPYVNMLRATMATFAAGLAGANAVTVLPHTLALGLPDAFARRVARNTQLVLLQESNLAKVSDPAAGAGGIEALTAQLCEAAWALFQETEKAGGVFAALQQGLIQGKVAATRKAREANVAKRRDVLTGASEFPNLQESDVAVLPGTPIALAPYGEQKFKFDPLAPIRLAEPFEALRDQSDAKLKANGARPKVFLANLGTAADFTARATFAKSFFEAGGILAVDSEGFADPAKLAAAFKASGAELACLCSSDKVYAAHAEASARALQNADAKHIYLAGRPAENEAGLRAAGVSGFIFAGADALATLQDAYRRMEQA